In Oceanotoga teriensis, the genomic window GTTGGAAGAGCAGGAGTTAGATATAAGACATTATCTTCTTTAAGATTTAGAGCAGATCATGCCGCAGCTCAAGATGCTGTTTTTTCTTATGTATCTGATGAGTTTTTAAATGAAATGGGACTTTTCACAGTTCAAAGTAAGTGTAAAACAAAAGATGAATATATAACTAGACCTGATTTAGGAAGGAAAATAAATGAAGAAGGTATTGATCTGATAAAAGAAAAATGTAAAATAAATCCAACAGTACAGATATTAATTGCAGATGGATTAAGTTCTTCAGCTATAGAAGCAAATTTAAAAGATATACTTCCATCAATTGTACAGGGGCTAAAAGGTTTTAATATAGATATTGGAACTACATTTTTTGTAAAACTTGGTAGAGTTGGAGTTATGGATCATGTTTCAGAAATAACGAATGCAGAAGTTACTTGTTTATTAGTTGGAGAAAGGCCAGGGCTTGTTACTGCTGAAAGTATGAGTGCTTATATTGCATACAAAGCTAAAGTTAACATGCCAGAAGCAAGAAGAACAGTTATATCTAACATACATAAAGGTGGTACTTCTGCTGTAGAAGCAGGTGCTCATATTGCTGAGCTTATAAAAACTATGTTAGAGAAAAAAGCAAGTGGAATTGAATTAAAAGCTTAGGAGGTAAACTTATGAAAAATGATGCTTTATATGCAAAAGTATTGAGTACAAAAATAATATCAAATGTAAGTCCTGATCTTGCAAATGAGTTAAAATTAAAATCTCATCATAAAAGTTTAGGTTTGATAAGTGCTGATATAGATGATGTTACATACACTGCTTTAGATGAAGCAACAAAAGCAGCAGATGTTGAGGTTGTTTATGCTAAATCTATGTATGGTGGTTCTGCGAATGCAAATACTAAACTTGCTGGTGAAGTTATAGGTATTATAGCAGGACCAAATCCAGCAGAAGTAAGAAGTGGATTGAATGCTGCGATAGATTTTATTGAAAGTGGAGCACATTTTATATCAGCAAATGAAGATGATTCAATTACATATTATGCTCATTGCGTATCGAGAAGTGGATCATTTTTATCAGAGACAGCTGGAATACAAGAAGGAGAACCTATAGCTTATTTAATAGCACCACCTCTTGAAGCAATGTATGCATTAGATGCTGCATTAAAAGCGGCAGATGTTAAAATGGCTACATTATATGGACCTCCTTCAGAAACAAATTTTGGTGGAGCATTATTAACAGGAAGTCAATCGGCATGTAAGGCAGCATGTGATGCATTTGCACAAGCAGTTCAACAAGTAGCAGAAAATCCTACAAATTATTAAGGCTAAATAATAATGAATGCTTTGGGTTTAATAGAAGTATATGGATATTTGGGTGCTATTGAAGCTGCCGATTCAGCACTTAAAGCTGCAAATGTTAAATTGATTGACTGTGAGAAGGTAAGAGGTGGTTTAGTATGTGTGAAATTAACAGGTGATGTAGGAGCTATAAAAGCTGCTGTAGATGTTGCAGAAGAAAAAACTAAAAATTTGAATGTATATGTATCAAGCCATGTTATCGCTAAACCAGATGATTCATTAAAAAAAATATTAGAAATAAATAAAAAAATAAATACTGAATCAAAAAAAGAAATAATAAAAGAAGAAAAAAGTGAAGTTTCAAAAATAGAAACAGATAATAAAATTATATTTACAAAAGAAGAACTTGAATCAAAAACTGTGGAAGAACTTAGAAGAATGGTAAGAAATATAAAAAGTTCAATGTCAAATAAACAAATAAAGTATGCAAGAAAAGACAAATTAATAGAAGAATTATCCCGTTATTATAAAAGGGGGAATAAATGATGTTGCAGGATAAAGACTTATTATCAATACAAGAAGTAAGAGATTTAGTAAAAAAAGCAAAAGAAGCTCAAAAAATTCTTGCTAATATGAATCAAGAACAGATAAATAAAATAGTAAAAGCAATTTCAGAAGCTGGTTATACAAATAGAGAAAAATTGGCTAAAATGGCTCATGAAGAAACTGGATTTGGAAAATATCAGGATAAAATAGTAAAAAATACATTTGCCAGTAAAGTGGTTTATGAAAATATAAAAGATTTAAAAACTGTAGGTATTTTAAATGAAGATAAAGAAAATAAAATATTAGAAATTGCTGTACCAGTAGGAGTTGTAGCTGGATTAATTCCATCAACAAATCCAACTTCAACTGCAATTTATAAAGCAATGATAGCTTTAAAAGCAGGAAATTCAATAGTTTTTTCACCACATCCAAATGCTAAAAAATGTATATTAGAAACTGTAAAAGTTATAAAAGAAGCTGCTTTAAAAGCAGGAATGCCTGAAGATGCTATTTCTTGTATAAGTATTCCAAGTATGCAAGGAACTACAGAATTGATGAAACATGATGATGTTTCTCTTATACTTGCAACAGGTGGTTCGGCTATGGTAAAAGCTGCCTATAGTTCGGGTACTCCTGCAATAGGTGTTGGACCGGGAAATGGACCAGCTTTTATTGAAAAATCTGCAAATATAAAATTAGCTGTAAAAAGAATAATAGATAGTAAAACATTTGATAATGGTACTATTTGTGCTTCTGAACAATCCATTGTTGTAGAAAAAGAAACTGAAGAAAAAGTTGTAAAAGAATTAAAAGCTCAAGGTGCATATTTTATGACAAAAGAAGAAGCAGACAAATTGTCTAAATTTATCTTGAGATCAAATGGAACTATGAATCCTCAAATAGTTGGTAAAAGTCCACAAGTTATAGCTGATCTTGCTGGAATAAAGATTCCTGAAAATACAAAGGTATTGATAGCCTACGAAGAAAATGTTGGTCCTAAATATCCATATTCAAGAGAAAAATTAGCTCCAATACTTGCTTTCTATGTTGAAAAAGATTGGAAATCGGCATGTGACAGATGTATTCAAGTTTTATACAATGAAGGTGCTGGCCATACAATGATAATTCATAGTGAAAATGAAAAAATAATAAAAGAATTTGCATTGAAAAAACCAGTATCAAGAATTTTAATAAATACTCCAGGTTCATTGGGTGGAATAGGAGGAACAACAAATTTAGTTCCTGCATTAACACTTGGATGTGGTGCTGTTGGAGGAAGTGCTACATCAGATAATATAGGACCTATGAACTTAATAAATATAAGAAGAGCAGTATATGGAATACGTGAACTTGAAGATTTAAAAGAAAATAAAGATTCAAATGAAAACAATAATACAATTTCTGAAGATTATGTAAATTTAATAGTTGAAAAAATAGTACAAAAATTAAAAGAAAAAATAAATTAAATTAATTATTCATCTCAAAGGAGGTTTTACAAATGCCAAGTTCAAATGCATTAGGTATGGTAGAAACAAGAGGATTGGTAGGTTCAATAGAGGCAGCAGATGCAATGGTAAAAGCTGCTAATGTAACATTAGTAGGTAAAGAACATGTTGGTGGTGGATTAGTAACTGTAATGGTAAGAGGTGATGTAGGAGCCGTTAAAGCAGCAACTGATGCAGGAGCAGCAGCAGCAGAAAGAGTTGGGGAATTAGTATCTGTACATGTAATTCCAAGGCCACATTCTGAAGTAGACGCAATATTACCTAAAGTACAAGGTTAATAATTATAAGGCTGTCTCAAACAAAAAATTGAGACAGCCATTTTATAAGGATGTGAAATAATGAGTTTATTAACCGAAAATGAAGTGAAAAAAATTATAAAAGAAAACAAAGATAAAATAATAATAGATGATAAAACTATAATAACTCCTTCAGCTAAAGAGTTAATAGATGGTAAGAAAATAAAACTCATTAGAGAAAAGGAATTGAATAAAGTATTTAAAGATGAAAAAGAAAATAAAAAAAATACACCAAAGTTTAAATATATATATGGTGGTTATTATGATGAAAAACCTGAACATCTTACTCAATTATTTGGTAATAATCTTGTCCCAAAAAATCATAAAAGAATAATTTTTAGAGGTAAAATAGATAGTTTAGAATCTAAAATATTAGAAGTTCAAGTATATTGTAAAAATAATAAAAAAGAAAAACTATTAAAAGATTTAGAAGATGTTCTTATTTTTGTAAGAAAAATTTTAAGAGCAGAAGTATTAGATGAAGAATTAAAAGATTTTAACCTTATAGGTTTAAATGAAGAAGAAATACATGAAATGTCACATTATCCTAAAAAATATTTTGGTATAGGGCATATTTTTCCTGAATATACCATGGGAGATTATGTAATATATTTAAACTCTATTAGAAGTCTTGTAAGAGAAACTGAAATAAGTGCGTACAATGCTTTTTCTAATTCAGAAAATGAAATAAGTAGACTTGATATAATAAAATATTTAAATAGATTAAGTAGTTGCTTATATGTAATGATGTTTAAATATTTATCTGGAAAATATAATTAAATTTAAGAGGTGTACTTTAAATGGAAAAAATTATAGAAAAAATAACTGATAAGGTTATAAATGAATTATTTATAAAAGTAGAAGCTTCTGGAAGACATGTACATCTATCTCAGGAACATTTAGAGTTATTATTTGGAAAAAATTATAAATTAACAAAAACTAAAGATCTTTCACAGCCTGGTCAATATGCTTGTGAAGAAAGAGTGACCTTAATAGGTCCAAAAGGAAAAATAGAAAATGTTGTTATTTTAGGACCTGTTAGAAAAAATACTCAAGTAGAAGTTTCTAAAACAGATCTTAGACCATTGGGATTAAATGCTCCAATTAGAGAATCTGGAGATATAAAAGGTTCTGGTTCAATAAAGATAAAAACAGAAAAAACTGAATTAGAAATAAAAGAAGGACTAATAATAGCTAAAAGACATATTCATATGACTCCAGAAGATGCTAAAAAACATGGAGTTAAAGATAAAGAAATAGTAAATGTAAAAATTTTTTCAAATAGACCTTTAATATTTGAGGATGTAGTTATAAGAGTTAGTGATAATTATAAAACTTTTATGCATATAGATTATGATGAAGCAAATGCATGTGGATTCAAGAAAGACACTTTAGCAATTATAAAAAAGTAGCTATAAGGTGGGGAAAAACTTGAATACTAAAGAATTAGTTGAATTAATAACTGTTGAGGTAATTAAAAGATTAAAATTAAAAAATAAAAAGAAATTATTGGTTTTAAATGAAGGATTTAAAAGTTTAGATGATTTATTAACAGATTATGAAATAATTCATTATTCTGAAGATCTTGAATTAAAAGATTTTGATGAAATTTATTTAGGAAAAATGGATTTAAAGATGATTTCACATTTGGCCAATGGAATAATAATAAATGAAATAGAAGATTTAATTTTAAAATCTCTTCTGAAGGATAAAAAAATATTTTTATTTTCTGAAGATATAGAATTAAAAAAATTCAATAATACTAAAAACACAAATTTATATAAAATTTTTAATCAAAATATTGAAAATATAAAAAATATCGGAATAATAATATTAGATGAAAAAATAGATATAAAAGAAAATATAAACATTAATACAAAATATAAAAATGAAGTTAAAGAAGAAGATTCAATAATTTTAAAAAATAAATTAATAACAGAAAATGAGTTAAAAAAATTAGGATTAAAAAATGGATCGAAAATAAATATTGGAAATAAATCCATAATAACTCCTCTTGCAAAAGATTATATAAGAATACATAAAATAAGACTGACTAAAAGTCAGGAGGAAAAAATATGATTATTGCAAAGGTAATCGGAAATATATGGGCTACGAGAAAAGATGAAAAATTAAATGGATTTAAATTTTTAGTTGTTAAACAATGTAACACTCAAACAGATAATCAATTTGTTGCAGCAGATATGATTGGTGCTGGAATAGGGGATACTGTACTAATAACAAAAGGAAGTTCGGCAAGGAATTCTCTTGAAAATACAAATATACCAATTGATGCAGTAATTGTTGGGATAATAGATAGCCTTGAAGTGGATGAAGGATTATTAAAATAAAGGTGATTATATTATGTTTAAATCAATTGGAATAATAGAAACGAGATCAATAGCTTTTGGTTATGAAATAGCGGACAAATTATTAAAAGATTATGATGTTGAACTATTACAATGTAAAACAAAATGTCCAGGGAAATTTATTATAATAATATGTTCAGATACTCAAAATGTAAACGATGCAATTATTAGTATAAAAAGACATAAAAATTTAATAGGGAATTTGTTGATTTCAGATGCTCATCAAAAATTAATAGATGGCTTAAAAAATAAATTTGATACATATAAAAATGGTGCAATAGGTATAGTAGAATCTTTAGATATAGTTACAGGTATTAATAGTCTTAATAAAATTTTAAAAAATAATAATGTAAATTTACTAAAATTAAATCCATCGATTATGATAGGTGGAAAATGCTATTTCATAATAAATGGAGATCTTAGTTCTGTAGAACAGGCAATATTTGGGGGCATAGATAAAAAAAGATTACAAACAAGTGTAATAGCAAATCCTGATACAGAATTAATAAGTAAATTATAAAATGGGGAGGAAAACAAATGGAAATAATAAATACTATTATAATAGATATAATGGTTGTATTTATGGCTTTAGGAGCTATTGATAAATGTTTGGGAAACAAATTTGGTTTGGGTGAAAAGTTTGAAGAAGGTTTCATGGCTATGGGAGCTTTGACAGTTGCTATGGTTGGAGTTATTTCATTGGCACCGGTATTAAAAAATATATTAGAACCAGTTATAGTACCAGTTTATAAATTTTTAGGAGCAGATCCTTCAATGTTTGCAACAACATTGCTTGCTTGTGATATGGGTGGGTATCCATTAGCTATGGAACTTGCTTTAACAGAAGAAGCAGGAAAGTTTGCTGGAATAATTCTTGGATCTATGATGGGACCAACTATTGTTTTTACAATACCTGTTGCATTGGGAATAATAAAAAAAGAAGATCATAAATATCTTGCTACTGGAGTTTTAGCAGGTATAATAACTATACCAATTGGAACTTTAGTTGGTGGACTCGTTGCTGGATACAGTATAATAATGATTTTAAGAAATTTAGTACCTATAATAATATTTGCTGTTTTAATAGCAATTGGATTAAAATTAATCCCTGAAAAAATGATAAAAGGTTTCAATGTTTTTGGAAAAATAGTAGTTATAATAATAACTCTTGGTCTTGCTGCTATAATTATAGAAACATTAACAGGTCTTGTTATAATACCTGGAATGAAACCAATATCTGAAGGTATAAAAGTAGTGGGAGATATAGCAATAGTACTTGCTGGAGCATTTCCTATGGTATATGTTATAACTAAAGTATTTAAAAAACCTTTAATGAAATTAGGAAAAACTTTGGGAATGAATGAAATAGCTGCTGCTGGTATGGTTGCAACGCTTGCTAATAACATTCCTATGTTCGGTATGATGAAAGATATGAATGCAAGAGGAAAAGTAATAAATGTAGCTTTTGCGGTTAGTGCATCTTTTGTGTTTGGAGACCATTTAGGTTTTACAGCCGGTGTAGAGAAGGGTATGATATTTCCTATGATTGTTGGAAAACTTGTTGGTGGAATTACTGCAGTTGTTTTAGCTTGTTTTATAGCTTCAAGAAGTTCTCTTGTAAAAGAATAAGGAGTTGTTAAAATGGAAATAAATAAAGAAATTATAGAAAATATAGTTAGAGAAATTTTAACAGAAGGATTAAAAAATAATTCAGAAATAAAGAAAAATATAGAACCTTTGTCAGGAATTCTTTCTGTTGATATGAATACAGTTAAACCAGAAAAATTTGATACTGGAAAAGAAGGAGATCAAGTTTATTTAAAAGACATATTAACATTAGAAGAAAGTCCAAGACTTGGAGCAGGTTTAATGGAAATGAAAGAGACAACATTCGATTGGACTTTAGAATATGATGAGGTTGATTATATAATAGAAGGTACACTTGAAATCAATATAAACGGCAAAAAAGTTAAGGCCAGTGCCGGAAATGTAATATTTATACCTAAAGGATCATCAATACAATTTTGTGTGCCAGATTACGCCAAATTTCTATATGTTACCTATCCAGCAGATTGGGCATCTCAAAAGTAATATTAATTGACCTAAAAAAATAGGAGACATTTTATAAATGTCTCCTATTCGAACATATTAATTTTTTACAATAATTCTTTTTTCAATATTAGAATTTTCTATAGTTCCTAAATGCATTATATATTCTTTTAAAACATCTGCAGCTACAAAACCTGTATCATAACCATTTAAACCCTTTAACATTTTATAGCCATCTCCACCAGATGCTAAATAATTATTTGTTGCTACATTATATACTTTGTTGATATCGAGAGGTTCTCCATTTATCATTATATTATTAGCTTTTCCATCTACTATTTCAAAGGTTACACCTGAAACATGTAATTTTGCACCTTGACCATCTGGTATTGTTGCTGCAAAATCTAATACTTCTTTTACTGTATTTCCATTTAATTTCATAACATAAACTGTATTTCCAAAAGGAAGAACTGTTAATATATCCCTATAAGAAATATCACCTTTATCAATGGAAGCTCTTATACCTCCACCATTCATAAAACCAAAATCTGAATCTGTTTTCCATACCATAGAATCAACAATTAAATGACCTAAATTGGTTTCTCCACTTCTAACATGATTTCTTTCACCATCAAGATATACATTAGTTACTCCAACTTTTTCATTCAATTTTTCAGCACCCATATTATAATACATATCTGCTATCATCTTTATAAAAGGATCTTCTTTTATCTGTGAATTTACAGGTATCTGCTGAGCTTTCCAATCGATTACTCTTCCATCTTCTATCCACATATCAACTCTTCCAACATATTTTCCCCATTCTCCTGACTGAGTTAATATGGTATTGTTTATCATTTCAGGATTTTCCAATAAAGTATGAGAATGACCATCAACTATCAAAGCTATATCATTTCTATTCAATGCAATTTCATTTGATGTTGTATAGCCAACTGGAAGATTAGGTTTATTACCACTATAATAACCTAAATGGCTCAAAACTATTTGAATATCTGATTTTTCTTTAAGAACAGGCATATAATCATTTAAAGCTTCATAAGCACTTGAAAACATATTATTTTCAAGATAAAGAGATTCTAATACAGTTGTTTGTTCTGTTGTTAAGCCGATAATACCAACTTTTAAATCTCCAAAATCTTTAACTATATAAGGATCAAAAATAGGATATAAATTTTTATCTACAAAATTAGCACTTAAAAAAGGAAATCCTGCATATCTCTGTTGCATTTTTAAAGTGTTAAGAGGAATGTCAAATTCATGATTACCAAGAACCATTGCATCTGCACCCATATAATGTAAAGCTACAAAATCTGGTATAGCATCTAATTGATCTGATTCTGGTACACCTGTGTTAACATCACCAGCATGTAAAAATAAAACATGGCCACCCTTTTTCTCCACTTCAGCTTTTACATCATTAACAATAGTTGCAATTCTTGCAAATCCTCCGATATCTTTATCAAAAGACCATACATGTCCATGTGTATCATTTACATGGAGAACAGTCAACTGAACAGGTTCAGCAAATAAAGATAATGCGATTAATAAAATGATAAATAGTCCTACTACTTTCTTCACCTATATCCCCTCCCGGTTAGATTTAAAGGTTTTTTAATACTATTTCACCAACATTAACACCAAGAACATCTGCTATAGTTTTGCATTTTGCCATTAATATATAAAAAATATTTCCATTTTCAAATTCAAGTCCTTCAAAATTACCTTGTCCTTTTGAAATTATAACATCTGAATTATCAAAAATATTTTTAAAAGCAGTATTTACATTAGATAAAATAGTTCCAGGATATATAGAACCACTTTCAATTGGAATTGAAACTTCTTTCAAATTTATCTCTTCTGTATCTTTTAAAGTAGCATCATTTATTATTGGAGTACTTCTGACTGCTGAATGAATCATTAAATCTGGGTACTTATCTTTTATCACCTTTATTAGTATCTTGTCAAGTACAATTTCGCCAGCATTATCATGAATAAATAGCAATGAATTTGCATTTTTTAATTTTTCATCTAAAATATCAAAATCATTAATACTAAATTCTCTGTTTTTTGTTAAATTTTCTATTTCCCACTCTAGTTCTCCAAAAGAATTTTTTATGCCATAATCTATAAGATTTCCCACTGCAGATAATTTTGTGGCAAGTTTTATAGGATTTTTACTATTTCTACAAAATTCTAATAAATCATCATACATTTCAAGAAAAATTTGATTAGAATTAGTTTTTTCATTTTCATAATAATCCCTTTTCCCAAATAACTCATAAAATTTATCATACATATTTAAAGATATTTCAATGGGTTTTAAACCATAAAAAGAATTATCTACAACACTTTTTAAAATATCTTTATAAGCATTAAATAGCTCTTCTTCAGTATAATCATTTATTTTTTTTACTTTATTGATTAAATTAAGTCCATTTTTGGCGACACAGTTTAAACACTCATAACTTGCTTTCATAAAAAACACGCTCCTAATATTATTATATAACATTATTATATAATATATAAATTAAATTAAGTTTTGTTATTATTATTGTTATTAAATCTTTATGTTAAAAATATCTTTCTATTGAGACGCTTTTCATACATACTTTTAACAGAAAAACAATAAATTTTTTCTATACTTTTTACGGTATAATGTGATATAATAATTTGGTTTGATGTTTATTTCAAATCATTATTGTTACTTATATTTATTGACATTAAAACATTTTTATGTTTATAATTAATGTTGAGAAAAATCTAAATTTTGTAGAATATATAAAGGGAGGTAAGTACATTGAAAAGAACATATCAGCCATCAAGAATAAAAAGAAAGAGAACACACGGTTTCTTAGTTAGAAAAAGAACAAAAGCTGGTAGTAGTGTATTGAGAAGAAGAAGAGCTAAAGGAAGAAAAAGATTAGCAGTTTAAGGATGAACACTCAAAGATTATACAAAAATGAACGTCTGAGACTAAGAAGAGATTTCAAGAATCTTTTTAACGATAAGGGAAGAGCAGTTTCTTCATATTTTGTTCTCGTTTACAAAGAGAATGGACTTGATCATTGTAGAATTGGAATATCAGTCAAAAAAAAATTTGGGAAAGCTCATCTCAGAAATAAAGTTAGAAGATATATAAAGGAAGTTTACAGAAAAAACAAAGAAGATTTTCCATTTGGCTATGATATTTTATTTATACCAAGAAAAGGATTATCTGATTGTTTTAAAAATGTAAATTATCATGATATTGAAAATATGATTTTTAATGTTGTGGGTAAGATAAAATGAAATTTATAGTACTCGCGCTCATAGATTTTTATAGAAAAATCATATCCCCTTTAAAACCTCCAACCTGTAGGTTTACACCAACATGTTCCACTTACACATATACTGCTGTGGAAAGGTTTGGTGTTTTTAAAGGGTTATATCTCGGTCTCAGACGTATTTTAAGATGTCATCCTTTTAATCCTGGTGGTGAAGATCCAGTGCCAGTAAAATTTTCGTTCTTTTTAAGCAAAGTAAATGATAACAATAAGACCAGAAGGGGTGCTTGAATTGAAAAAGTATTTATTAATAATAGGACTTTTGGTCCTAAGTATTTTTGCATTTGCTTTACCATCTATAGATGTTACTGAGAATGCGACCGATAATTCTTTGAAGATTGATATGAAACTTATGAATATTGAACTTGACAAATTAGGGCATATGAAAAATGTTTCCGTTGTAGAATTTAAAATAAAAAAATTCAATACTATTTATGAATATTTAAATGATTCATTCGATATTATTGATCCGGAAACTCAAGAAGAAATTTTGCCAGATAATTATAGTTACAGAATCGATGCAGATGAAAAATTTATAGAAGTATCTTATTTTTATGGAAATACAGGAGTTAAAACTTATAGATTTTATAATGATCCAAACTTTCATTTTGATTTAGAACTAAATAATTTAGAGGGATATGTAAAAATTCCTACAATTTCTTATCAACCTGGAATAAGAATTATGGATTCAAGAATGATTTCTTATATAGAAAAATTACCAGATACTGGTAAGAAGTTTAAAGCTTTATTTGCAATTGATGCACCATCTAAAATTGAAAATAATTTAAGTTTTTATACACAGGGGAAAACAAATGCAAAAATTTATATGGGACCATTTAAAAGGACTTTTGTAAAAGAAACCTTTTCTGAAAATACTTATAACGACATAAAAACCATGTTAAAAGAAGTTGGAGCATTAGGTTGGTTATCATCTATTTTTTATTGGTTTGTTGAATTTTTATGGTGGCTTTATAATATAACTGGAAATTTTGGTTGGGCTATAATAATATTTACAGTTATAATAAGATTAGTATTGTATCCTTTATATCATAAACAAACAAAGTCTATGGTTCAAATGAGA contains:
- a CDS encoding 5'-nucleotidase C-terminal domain-containing protein produces the protein MKKVVGLFIILLIALSLFAEPVQLTVLHVNDTHGHVWSFDKDIGGFARIATIVNDVKAEVEKKGGHVLFLHAGDVNTGVPESDQLDAIPDFVALHYMGADAMVLGNHEFDIPLNTLKMQQRYAGFPFLSANFVDKNLYPIFDPYIVKDFGDLKVGIIGLTTEQTTVLESLYLENNMFSSAYEALNDYMPVLKEKSDIQIVLSHLGYYSGNKPNLPVGYTTSNEIALNRNDIALIVDGHSHTLLENPEMINNTILTQSGEWGKYVGRVDMWIEDGRVIDWKAQQIPVNSQIKEDPFIKMIADMYYNMGAEKLNEKVGVTNVYLDGERNHVRSGETNLGHLIVDSMVWKTDSDFGFMNGGGIRASIDKGDISYRDILTVLPFGNTVYVMKLNGNTVKEVLDFAATIPDGQGAKLHVSGVTFEIVDGKANNIMINGEPLDINKVYNVATNNYLASGGDGYKMLKGLNGYDTGFVAADVLKEYIMHLGTIENSNIEKRIIVKN
- a CDS encoding damage-control phosphatase ARMT1 family protein — encoded protein: MKASYECLNCVAKNGLNLINKVKKINDYTEEELFNAYKDILKSVVDNSFYGLKPIEISLNMYDKFYELFGKRDYYENEKTNSNQIFLEMYDDLLEFCRNSKNPIKLATKLSAVGNLIDYGIKNSFGELEWEIENLTKNREFSINDFDILDEKLKNANSLLFIHDNAGEIVLDKILIKVIKDKYPDLMIHSAVRSTPIINDATLKDTEEINLKEVSIPIESGSIYPGTILSNVNTAFKNIFDNSDVIISKGQGNFEGLEFENGNIFYILMAKCKTIADVLGVNVGEIVLKNL
- the rpmH gene encoding 50S ribosomal protein L34, coding for MKRTYQPSRIKRKRTHGFLVRKRTKAGSSVLRRRRAKGRKRLAV
- the rnpA gene encoding ribonuclease P protein component, translated to MNTQRLYKNERLRLRRDFKNLFNDKGRAVSSYFVLVYKENGLDHCRIGISVKKKFGKAHLRNKVRRYIKEVYRKNKEDFPFGYDILFIPRKGLSDCFKNVNYHDIENMIFNVVGKIK
- the yidD gene encoding membrane protein insertion efficiency factor YidD, producing the protein MKFIVLALIDFYRKIISPLKPPTCRFTPTCSTYTYTAVERFGVFKGLYLGLRRILRCHPFNPGGEDPVPVKFSFFLSKVNDNNKTRRGA
- the yidC gene encoding membrane protein insertase YidC, translated to MKKYLLIIGLLVLSIFAFALPSIDVTENATDNSLKIDMKLMNIELDKLGHMKNVSVVEFKIKKFNTIYEYLNDSFDIIDPETQEEILPDNYSYRIDADEKFIEVSYFYGNTGVKTYRFYNDPNFHFDLELNNLEGYVKIPTISYQPGIRIMDSRMISYIEKLPDTGKKFKALFAIDAPSKIENNLSFYTQGKTNAKIYMGPFKRTFVKETFSENTYNDIKTMLKEVGALGWLSSIFYWFVEFLWWLYNITGNFGWAIIIFTVIIRLVLYPLYHKQTKSMVQMREIQPEVDKLKKKYSNPQKQQEEMMKLYREKGINPAGGCLPALIQLPVFLILWQTIQYFGESFAYNPKFLIWNDLSEGGFVTNLLLIVISLIAYILNALLSSQNSKMAWQSIGMSVIFPIFLANLPAGVFLYYATNASIQVLMTFYNNKRHGIKGISVRELFGLGPKPVRR